In Gossypium hirsutum isolate 1008001.06 chromosome D01, Gossypium_hirsutum_v2.1, whole genome shotgun sequence, the genomic window ATTCCccaaaaaaggttcatgaggcttagaatctgcACTTACCCTTCTCAatgagtattcatcatttctccgcattacgggactgacgcttccgtccatgtccttctaaaagtgatcttttcatcttgtgcaaaggcagccgctttgtatgttttgggaaggttgcacagtcggttcgttagcttactacatcagtggttgtcgagcccaagagacaaaataaTGTGGCATTCGCCATTAAGAAATGATGATCTAATGTAAGACGATCCCACAAAAGTGAcagttggctagagtcaggttcttctaaatcgtaagtctaaaatctaagtggagctggtggtcataggcatcctcttccattataactagcttattctattatgagaaggatcacctaaaagcctaGGATTGAACCCAAAGAGAATCGAGATAACCGGAGGCTGGAATTTGTCATCAAAGAATCTCTTTTCTCAATTCTGTTTCTCtttataatttcaatttcaatttatacaattttaacccctccatatttttaattttgtttttttttccaggCACGCCACTTTTTTTGGGCATAATTGTGCTCGGGATCTCGAGGAACAAGAaattgtgcaaatccagtccctgagaatttgaccctacttcccttatactattcttttcattattttattataggGATAGGTTATTTTTAGTGTTTCCAACGACACACCACCTTTTATCATAATGAGAGAACCTTTAGAAATCTTCAAAACCTCACTTTCAGCTGTGTACTTGTACCTTTTTGAACCAAAAGTACtgaacgaaattaaatttctcttcaattctggaacatgtcgcacgttactaagtgttttgacaactccgtcaaacatcttaactttaatcgttTCGACAActacgattttacacgaagcattatttctcatcaaaacaacacctccaaacactatttcgtaagttgtaaatcaatcctgattgggactcatgtggaaggtgcaacccgaatcaaggatccactcctcacTTACGTTAGAATTGTTGATAGAaacgactagaagttcaccaccgctgtagtcttctacaatatCAACTTCACTAGATTTTTTTGgttgtttttccttttgattcgtagcctttcttttgatcttattctgtagcttatagcactcagatttaatgtgccctatcttcttgtagaagttacaagttttacctctgtttgaagacttcaaactacccttagatttaccgcgaggattctgttcctgtgtcctttctcgatcatcatcagcattctgatcttgtctcttACAGACAATAAAatcctctccctgagagtcgagtttaaccacaagatgctttatcttatcatacgaggtcaaagaatcataaacactatcaactgtgagagactcgaggctatataaaatcgtgtctataaaatttgaataagatgaaggcaacgaacaaagtagaatcaaccctagattttttttatcatactgaacctctacggcctccaagtttgagagaatttctttaaacactgttaagtgttcatgTATAGAAGGacattcctccaaacgatgagcataaagatgctGCTTCAGATGCAGtttgctggttagagttttcgacatacatatttgttccagcctcttccataatgcagcgtcggttttctccttcatcacatcttgtaaaattttgttagacaaatgcagatgtaactgtgttaactcCTTTCGATCTTTACgtttcttctcttcctccgtcaatgtcgATGGCATCTTATCTATCTCTAGCAGGGCACCCTCTAAGTCCATTTGTGTAAAAACTGCCtacatctttatctgccacaacgcgaatctggtgttgcgatccaatagcagaatttcatacttcaaagatgctattaccgtgattgagatgaataACCCGAAAGCTCGGATACCCATTTGTGAAAAAATAGAACatcgataatgacaatatatcacaaataaagaagagaaagaaaaataaagaacacggatttttacgtggaaacccttttaggaaaaaaccatgggcagaggaaaagataattcactatgtcgaattcgaaatgattacaagaggagtagactatgtctatttataggcttgtaaaaccatattttaatagaaggagtgtagtaagattgaaacaccttattttaatcaatatcaaatagatggatttaataaggtttaaaaaaccttattctaaaataaaataaaagaagtgtagttctatataggttttacttttattttattttatcattgtattttatttaaataaagatttGCGTCACTCAATTCTAACACAGGCTGATTCCCAATTCGCACTGCCATGGCTTCTCCTTCTTATGAGAAAAACATATATATGGAAGCTTTTAAATATTCAACCACATGAATTAATGGAAGTCACCTCTTAAAACATCAAATGAGTTAATGGTAAAATACATCAAATATGGTTTCAAGTAGGTATCAATGATTTGCCTTTTTCTCCCTTAAAAAGACATTCATTCGCACATCAAGTACACCCAACAAATAAGAAGGGCATTTCATTTTTTAGATACTGCATAACTAGAGCAATCATTTGTACCAACTACATTAAGGAGCCCCATGGCAAGTGATCCCAAACCCTAACTTGTTCTTCAAGTAATGACAATGAACCCTAggcttaattattaatattataatattagtaTAAATTGCTTGGGTTTCAATATAATATctatttgaaaagtataaaaaagtattaatttatcaaattcataattttttttgatatttcAAATCTTCTACTAGAAAAACATCCACCAAATTTATGGATTTGAGAATATGTTACATTAGTACGTGTTATCTTCTGTTTGTACTATTTtgagatttaaatttaaaaatattaggtGTAATGATAAGATAcattatacttttttaaaaaaatttgagtttaaattttaaaaacaatattatCGAAAACGACAGCTACAAActtataattgtttttttttgtttgttaaaataatagtattttttatattttggattCCTGTTGGGAATTTTGAGACATTTGATTTAACAACCTATTCTTTTGATACCTTACAAATGGATAGGAGAGAATGCTATTATCAATTTTGAATCTTAAACTACTTCCTTAAATTATTGCAACATATCATATGACAAAAAAAGGTTTTTCATTTTGATCTCGAAATTAAACCAAAAACTATTTGATTtagtatacatgtatatattaaaAGTGTCATGTGCGACAGGATAAGTCGAGTCGagtttatataatattaatagcTCAAAACATAAGCTTTAGTTTTTATTCAAATtcgataatatatatattttaaaatttttaaaaatataatcgttttaatttaatatttaatatatcttCCACTAGAGGTATgcatgggctgggccgggccaTGTTATGGCCGggttcaactaaaaatttagccCCGTCTGCTAGGcccgggcctaaaattttgcccaagcccgacccagataaaaatgttaaaacctagGCCCGACTcggcccgcccatattaatttttatataattttaaaatatatataatacatcaaaaatactaaaaacatcaaaataaatatttcccaataaattaaaaataaattttaaaaaaatatgtatgcttaaataacactaagatgatgcaacttaataagcaaatgcctctaaaataataacaaaattaacaaatgtctttaaaataataacaaaattaacaataaaataagttttatacaatatccaaacagtaataacaaaataatagcaacataatagtaaaatggtagcaaaatagagagaaaaaataaaaaaataatattaaaaaaaaattatcctttaGTGAATTCGAGCCGGGCTGTGCCTAAGCAAAAAATACCCTACCTGAGGCTTGGCCCGTTTttaaatgggccttattttttttattcaactcATTTTTTGAGtctatatttttttccaaacccGACCCATGAATAGATCTATCTTTcacctaattatatatatatattaaatgttccaacttaatattcatatttaaatctttttacatttcaaaagaagttgaaaCTGGATCCAAAAGTGTAACCGGGGTGATTAGACTGCTAATTCGGGAGCTTCATTATCACATAATTGGGCGCTGATTAGCCGACCTCATTATAGGCCGGTGTGATGGACTGTATGTTAATCTAGTGCAGCATTCTTAGACAGATATCGCCACCACATTGGCTGAAATCACAACCTAGTCAACCGAAACTTCAGAATTCGAAACCCGGCAATCATAGTTAGCCATCACATTAATTTCAACTGCCTTACTCAAATGCGACACCGTTTCCTCCTTAACTATTGTTTCTAAACAGCATGCACCCCTGGTTAGATGGATATGGGACCACAACTTTTTGGGGTCACTTAGATCTCCAACATTGAATCAATTTTCAACGACTAGTTGGAGATGCTCCTTAAAAGTCTGCAAAACAACAAAAATGGAAGAGGTGACCAAAACAAATGGCTTATTTGTCAGCAAAAACAACccactcttttatttatatatgcattAAGCTGTTATGCTGTCATGAATGTAGAGAAGTATAGAGATTTTGGTGCAGTCCTGTCCATTTTCAATGGTCTTTTCACATCAAGAACCCGTGAGACAACTAGGTATTGGTGGATTTATATAAACAGGCAAGACCGCAAGACAGCTCCAAAAGTTGGTGCTCCCATGTTCCTGCTTTActggaggtttttttttttttttacattagaAAGCTTTAATCATTAAAGGGAAATTTACCTTTTCCTTCAATGGAGATTTCTTCAATGAGAGAGCTACCTGAATTTGTAAGACTCTTTTCAAGTTATTTCTTGTTCCTATATGTTATTGATTCATTTGTTCTAAGTACCGTGTGTCTGCAACAGATGTCAAATCCTCAGGGAATAATGGAGGATCCTAACTTGTTCCATCAGTGGCATATGAACTCTCTTGACGAGCTCAGTTTCCTCCCAGTAACAGCTGCTGTTGATAACTATCCGGATTACAGTGGCGCCATTGGTAGACCTCCAAAGCAGCTTAAAACCAACTGCTGGGGGGATTCATGCAATGCATCAAACCTTGAAGCTTCTGTTTTTTCTCCTGACGCTCTCTCTTTTGCCGCTTCCAACCACGTAATAAATCCAATGGGGATTTTGAAGCCTAAAGAAGAAGAAGCTGCTTCTTCTAAGAGCATGGAACCTTTCCCTTCTGAGATCTTGTTCTCTCAAAACCCCTTTGGAACCCAGAATTATGTGCTTAAGGGTTGCCATGGATCTAAGAGGCTTGGAATTTCTCAGACACAAGACCATATCATGGCTGAAAGGAAACGCCGTGAAAAGCTCAGCCAGCGATTCATAGCTCTCTCTGCTATTGTTCCTGGCTTAAAGAAGGTACaaatatacacacacatatatacatatacatactggTACGGGTTTACGTATTTTGTTAAAGTTGCAAAGTGATTGACAGATGGACAAGGCGTCGGTGCTTGGAGATGCTATCAAGTACCTGAAACAACTGCAGGAGAAAGTGAAGACACTTGAGGAGCAGACTAGAAAGAAATCAATGGAATCAGTTGTTTTCGTGAAGAAATCCCATCTCTCCGCCGCGGACAATATTGATGACTTTCATCAGCCATTACCAGAGATTGAAGCAAGGTTTTGTGACAAAAGTGTTCTTGTAAGAATCCACTGTGAGAAAAGAAAAGGACTCCCCGAGAAAATCATGTCTGAACTCGAGAAATCTCACCTTACTGTCATCAATAGCAATACCGTCACATTTGGGAGTTCTGCTCTTGACATAACAATTGTCGCTCAGGTATTTTTTACAGTTTTTTGTGACAATTATTGAACAAATCATTATTTCATGTACTTTCTTCAATTATGTCTATGTTTTCTTTTTTGGCAGATGGATATAGAATTCTGTATGACAGTTAAGGATTTTGTGAAGAAGCTTCGTTCAGCTTTTGAATCGCTCATGTGAACAAATTTCCTTTTTAATTAAGTATAATAATAAGCTTTTCTATCTtggtatgcatatatatatagtttcagAGTCTGAAAAACAAAGGTCTTATAATGCTCCACCATTGAACACCATCATCAAGCCACTGTTAGCTGATCAGATCAGGTTTATTTTTACAAGAGGATTGTTGTTTCCAgtcaacttttttcttttttttgcatgGTCCTACTATTTGGGCATGTTGGGTTAATCCCTCTTGTTGTATGACATGACAGCTCCTTTGGTTTTTCTTTGGGAGGTTGAAAATTCAACCaagcctatatatatatatatatatatatgatgtcgTGTATCCCTTTATTTCCAAGGTTGAAAAGGGTGGAAAAATAAACATGGTTTTTTTAGGTGAGTGGACAAACTGGCCTTTGTTGGAGTGTTTTAGAGGAACCTCGAGCCTCTTTCTTCTTTGTAATAATATCTTATATATCACAATCTGGTTTTGTAATAGTTTGAAAAAAACATTAATGAAGTAAAGTAGTTATACTTTCTTATGATGTTTGTGGTCTTGGGAAATTCCCAAATTTGTAAAAgcagaagaaaatagaaaaacatgcatGGCATATATGTACTTTCATGATATTGTTTGTGACAATATGGACAAAATCAGACACTTCAAAACCTTGGCATATATATTGATTTGGAGATTCATTGATTTGATTTTGTCTATATAATTACTGTATTAATCTTTTTAGGATAACTGTCAAATCctaaatatatttttagaattgatGGTGTTAAGCTAAAATATCATTATAGTATTTAAATCTatgtttgaaaaagaaaaaaaggatgagTTTGATACAGTTGGATGAAGCTATGTCAAAAATTCAGAAATTGTGCTGGTGATTTGGAATTTGTTCAACCCGTTATCAAAAGAGAAGATGTGTCATTTCTTCTGTGACCGCAATTGGTTTTTCTCTTCATTTAGCGTTGAAACCTGTTTAATTGGTTAAAAGGTGAACTCATGTTTTTCAACTCTTTAGTGTTGCTTTTTTGCCCTTTTAATTTCTTCCATAAATTTAGAATGGATATTATAAAATTCTGATATAAATGATGTGTTTGTAGATGTCATCCATAAGATCAACAAAATATAATGAATAAATTTGAGGTTTTATAGtaatagtgtttttttttatttatcaaaatattcatGTCTTTTAGTTatcaattaaattgattttaaatatgttaaatttagtccttatgtgctaatttgatatattttttatttagtccttgGTGTGATTAAAAAGTTATGCAAAGGAGTCTCTAGATTTGGTGTTTTAGGTattgattttattcaatttagtcctcgcCTTTAATTTTTATGTGATTTTTAATTGAAATCTATACAAGtaagaaaataattttctaacctagtaaatatataaaaatatatttaattatttgtcaaCAAAAATCTAAAACATTACAAGCAGCCAAGTTTTAGCTctcaaaagaggaaaaaaaattcaTCTGTTGGGGATAAACCCGTGTAAGCAACAAACAAGAAAAgtagtaaagaaattgaaaagatcgaacacacaaattttacgtgaaaaaacccctcttcagcaaagataatttcactaaatcggcaaaaacgaagagtacagggatggagataaaaactaaacctcaaAACCCGAAAATAAGAACCTAACTTAAACATAAAATTCcatgaaagcttgtaaaagctaatacttaAATGTGTTATGGGTTAATCTTTCCAGGGTAAAAATGGCTTATTTAGAGGATAAATTCGTAGatcaaataatgttaaaataatctATACTAATCAGAGTTTGACAGGGACAAATAATCAGAATTTGACTGGAagaagaaaatcgagaaaattGCATGACATGTCGTCACGTCGTTTCTGCTTCTCCCCTATTTCATCATCGCTCTTTGTTTTTGTCCTAATTTAACCGAAATGCGAGCCATATTCCACATTGTCTTTtcataaatgataaatttataaattaatacgttgtaaaatttcatttcaatcttaaaaaatacaaaatattttgttttatcttcttaaaaatgataaaatcataaatcaatacatgataaatttatatttttacttctaaaaaatttataattgaatttgaactttcttttaaaaaaattgaattcccCTCTTACAAGCTAACATGAgtacaatttaatcattgtcCCGTGATATAGGGGCGGAGCCAGAAATTCAATTTTGGgattagaattaaattatatattttttcgaaagtaaaaatacaagttcaccattataatttttaaataattaaatcaaattttatcattttgatgggccaaagtataattttaccattgctaatttaaaattttataaattataaagggacttaaagaaaaaaaaatattttttaagagaGACCGAAGCCCTTGCCAGCTCCTTGGCTTCGCCACGACAGAGATATTGGATCTTTATGACCCCTGAGAGGACATTGGCCACTGCCATGACTTACATTTCTACATTTTGAACAAAACTAACTGGATATTTGGTACGAATTCTTATTTTACATTATTCTTTACTGGAGTAAGTTTAGTGATTAattttttaccattaaaaaaataaacgtGTTATTGgttgaatattatattttaatttggagaTTCGTTGATGTGCTTCAACCTTTCTTGTCTCACAATAACTTTAAAATctaattattagtattattaactGTTTGGAAGATGGAACACAAAAGAAGCTTAATCTTGTTAATTGATTAGACAATCTATAAAATGAAAACACAACAGCTCACAACTCTAATATTTTGTCTGAAATTAGCTCCATGTGTAATGAtttgaatttaaagataaaatatttaatatatcattCACGTACGAGTTTTAAACACTATCGTTGAATGATAATATGATATATCATTATTGAAAAACaatgaaattttagaaataaatttgagtgagttaattattattgatagaaTCTCAGTCCCCTCAAAAGATCACAGTGATGCTGTTAGCTCTATGCCTAGAGTAGAAAAATTAGCAATTCCTACAGATTCTatcaatgtttttatatttatctaatcCAGAAAAATACTTTTTCCATTCAATTTTGATCGACCCCCTTTTTTTTActgaaacatttttattttttatggcaACAATTAAATGGCTTTTGAGGGTATTTCTGAAATATGCATTTTGAGATTATTTTCAAATATGTGTTTCTTTTTAAAGAAGATATTTCTACCCTAATCATTGTCGAGATCTTTTATGTTTTAAGAGCTGTCAAGTTTTTCGAGCCTATCAAAATTATGAAAGTGATCAAAGGAATGGATTTCAGTATTAAAAGAATCTTGACACTTAAAGATATCGAAGTTTGTATTAATACCCAAACTCTTTCCCTAATCCCTTACCAATGAACCGAAatcatgatatttttaaaaatttaaatgaatctCGACACCTATAATATTAAGctccatttaaattttttataaaactaaaaatgTCACGTAAGATTAAAATGGATCTAACATATGAGGATGTGGATGTAGGCTTCATTTAAAAAGCTTAACAAAATCTTAATCTCATAAGAGTAAGTATAATTTAAACAACGCCATTAATCTATATACTATCcttattaaaaaaaggaaaattttagaaaatttaaacaaCCATTTCAAAACCCTAACAAAAGTCTAATTCTAAACTCTATAACCAACCAacctcatttgtttatttttcatagAAACCTCAAAATTTCTTCCTCTATATGTtgtaaactattatatatatttaaaaattcttaaatccaaattttaatgttatataatGGTTGCCTCCTCattaagattgaaaaaaaaaagacatgttAGCATAC contains:
- the LOC107921877 gene encoding transcription factor bHLH25, with protein sequence MEISSMRELPEFMSNPQGIMEDPNLFHQWHMNSLDELSFLPVTAAVDNYPDYSGAIGRPPKQLKTNCWGDSCNASNLEASVFSPDALSFAASNHVINPMGILKPKEEEAASSKSMEPFPSEILFSQNPFGTQNYVLKGCHGSKRLGISQTQDHIMAERKRREKLSQRFIALSAIVPGLKKMDKASVLGDAIKYLKQLQEKVKTLEEQTRKKSMESVVFVKKSHLSAADNIDDFHQPLPEIEARFCDKSVLVRIHCEKRKGLPEKIMSELEKSHLTVINSNTVTFGSSALDITIVAQMDIEFCMTVKDFVKKLRSAFESLM